The genomic DNA ATCTCTGAAACATTTCCCCGAACCTGAGATTGTGCCTTTCACTAGTGTTTATAACAAGTTGTGCTATTTTGTGTGAGCCTAACAGGCAGATggatggactttattatgtttgCAACATCTTGTAAGCTTACCAGTTCGGAAGCAGCTACAGGCAGTGTGTTCAGATGGGAAGGACGGCCAGGAGTCTTCTGAATTCATAGGTGAGGAGGAATGAATCACTAAGGTGTGTAAACTCCAACCTAGGGACTTCCTAATATACTTTCTGTTAGTATTAGCTAACACCGGTAAGTGCTGGAAAATTCCAGGAATCCTCAGTAGGTGATTTTAATGGGAATTCTTTCTGTTGAGAGGATAATGCTTAAGAAAATTTTGTAATGGTTTCATCTTTTAGAATCAACGATAGTTTTAATAGGACAGAATAGGTGAGACCCACGGTGGCGATTAGAGAAATTTTTAGAACtggttgctttttttcttctcttgtcttcAGGTGGCTGTGAGGCcagtaattgttttaaatttggtGTTTTAAAATAACCAGATTAAGCACATTTTATTGCCACTGGTACCAGCAAAATGACTGTTTCCAGCCTTATTATGTATATgactcattttcaaataaaactctCCCACAGATGGAGATGCTGGATGGATGGAATGTAAGCCCTGCACCTGCACCTTGGCACTGAGTGtggtttgaaaatgtctttttttttttttttagaaaatcttttATTGGCAAGGCACTGTTATTCTAACGGAATTACCAAAGGCAAAGGTGTTCAAAGCTTTTTAAGAAGCCACGAAACATAGAAGTCTCTGCATATAAGTCATTTGCAATGACCTCAgatataaaagcagaaatatgTCACCTCCTTATCCCAGGGAAGCTGTGATCATATTAATTCCACAGAATTAAAATGTAGTTCAATCCCTCTTTGTCTGAGCATCCTACAAGGGGATGGGAGAGATGGAAAGTAGTTTTTCAGTGTTTGAACTTGGAATCAATTACAGAACCAAACCTCACCAGCAGAGAATGAGGAATTAATTCATACAAAATGTTGttataattatgaaaacaaaatgacattCTTGACATGTTGGCAACCAGCTATTAGGCGATATAGACACTTTAACTGAGGTCCAACTCAGTGGTGACACAGATATGGAAAGAAAGTGAATGATCTGAGAAACTAGAATAAAATTTTTGAGAATATCCTGGTGAAGCATATGGTAGCACTGATCTGACATGAATAGTTCAGTCCGAGGCGTATAAGGGTTTGCTAGGGTGTATGATACGCTGCCAGAGAACATGTGAGTTGtgttccttttctacttttttcatatatttattagaaCATTTGAGACACACAGCTGTGATGAAGAATGGGGAAGATCTTCATGACCGGATATGGCAGTTATATGACCTGATATTTCCAGGATACAGTGTTAAAGGAAAGACTAGCATAATGTCTACAGGAAgcaagcaaaaaggaaaatatctgcaCATTTATGCAAAATGAAACATAGGAAAGAAATCATTAAACAATGAGATTGGTTACCTATAAGCAGTGAGTGgcatgaaaattaaagaaagattGAGGAATTGttgaagaataaatttaaaaaaaaaagagtcatggtAATGAAATACAACTTGTGATCCTGGATTGCTCCTGGACCAGagactttcttttctaaaaggaTTATTCACATAATTGGCAAACAATTGAATAAGGTTGGTTGATTAGATATCCATATCATATTAATGTtgatttccaaatttaaaaattacgttgttttaggaaatacacactgaggTAGAAGAGCATTATGTCTATAACTTACTCAAGGctcagaattaaaataatatgtgtatatataatacatatattccTGTGTATTATATACATACGAATATGTATTATACGTAATTATATCTATACACACGTATAATTTAATTATGTACATATCTATATAccttatgtatatacatatatttacacaaatgtatttattattttgtatacctatattatctttatatctacatataaaaccagtattaaatattattaatattgtaGCAGAAACAAGTTTACCTACAACAACTAAACGAGACAAAGTGATATTTGcaagttaaaaataatgatattatggagaaaatttaaaaccTGTGTTAGAAGAtatgaactttacatcaaaaaccagggatgtactgtatgatgactaacataatataattaaaaaacattgaaataaaaaaatttaaaaaaagacctgCTTTTgctgcaaccaaaaaaaaaaaaaaaaagatatgaattcCAATTTGGGCATCACTTCCGGCCTCCCTCTAGCTGCCATCTTGtgtccccgtgtgtgtgtgtgtgtgtgtgtgtgtgtgtgcacacctaATCTCAGCTGGTCCGCCTGAGACCCCCTGAGCGCCAACCCTATTCCCCCCCGCGGTCCCATTTCCGCTCCAACAAGATGAAAGAAACTATCATGAACCAGGAGAAACTCGCCAAACTGCAAGCACAAGTGCGCATTGGTGGGAGAGGAACTGCTCGCCGAAAGAAGAAGGTGATTCATAGAACGGCTACAGCAGATGATAAAAAACTTCAGTTCTCCTTAAAGAAGTTAGGGGTAAACAATATCTCTGGTATTGAAGAAGTGAACATGTTCACAAACCAAGGAACCGTGATCCATTTTAATAACCCCAAAGTTCAGGCATCACTCGCCACGAACACTTTCACCATTTCAGGCCATGCTGAGACAAAGCAGCTGACAGAAATGCTGCCCAGTATCTTAAACCAACTTGGTGCAGACAGTCTGACTAGTTTACAAAGACTGGCTGAAGCTCTGCCCAAACAACCTGTGGATGGAAAAGCACCACTTGCTACCAGAGAGGATGACAATGATGAAGTTCCAGATCTTGTGGAGAATTTTGATGAAGCTTCCAAGAATGAAGCAAACTGACTTGAGTCAACTTCTGAAGAAGATAAAACTTGAAGAAGTTACTGGGAGCTGCTATTTTATATTatgactgctttttaaaatttcattcatgGATCTGATAAAATCTAGATCTCTAATATTTTTAAGCCCAAGCCCATTTGGACACTGCAGCTCTTTTCAGCTTTTGCTTATACACAATTCATTCTTTGCAGCTAATTAAGCTGAAGAAGCCTGGGAATAAAGTGTGAAACAAGGTTAATAAAGTTCTTtgcctagggaaaaaaaagaagatatgaatTACAATTTGATTAAATGGAAGTACATATCATACTCATGAATGAAATGACAAAACATGGCAAAGACATCAGTGTTATCCTAAATACATGTATTCTACTAAAAACttgactgctttaaaaaaaaactgacagtgaaacatacataaataaaggTGCCTGGTTTGCTAAGTGAACTTTGAATAGAATAACAAAACAGGTGATCACATCAACTAGGTATTAAACCATATGTGAAGTGATAgcatgaaaataataaagtaatggtaaaataaaagacaaataaatggaactGAGTAGAAAACTCAGACCatctatgtgtatatgtatacatataagtTCTgaaatacatgcacacatgtaaGTATATGCATAGATGAGACACTTATTATGtgattatatacatatgtgatatacatttttatatatacacatatatatgatatacatttatacacacacacatacacacaaacacacacttatGTTACAAGCAAGTAGAACAGTGGGAAAATGACAGATTAATTTGTAGTTGCTGCTGAGACTAGTGGTTAACTAAGacaagaagaataaagttgggtCCCTACCTTTCAAATATGCAAAGGTGGGCTCCAGAAATATTAACcacaaaatgtgaaaaatatgatATGGTAATAATAGAAGAACATAATGAGGAATATCTGTGTAGCATATTGTTGAACATTTTATAATCAGatcttttcaaatgaataaaaaggcAAACCTTTAATAAATTTCAGAACACAAATTTTTGTTCAGTCAGGGAAACTAGagacaaaagtaataaataacaaattcaaaagaaatatttgtaatatattaaaTTGACAAGGAGTAATATCTAGATCACTGCTACCCAGTAGAAGTTTCTATGATGATGAAAATGGTTTATATCTATCTTGTCCCATATGGTAGCCACTGTATACATACAGCTATTAAACACCAGAATCTGAGTGAgtcttcaatttaattttaattttatttattttaagtcatttaaatTAGCATTTAAACAGACATCTATGTTACTAGAACAGAAGTACAGcacagaaaacttattttaagtGGGCCAGGTCTTAAAAGAGTAGTTCATGGAAAAGCTGAATAGCTAGTAGGTATGAGAGGGGTGCCAAATTCACTGATAATCAGAAAAAATggcaaattaaagaaacaagatGTTATTTTATGTGGAAACAAAAATTTAGAAGGGCAAATTATGCTAACTTTGTAGAGGGGACATGAGCAATAGGAACTCTTGCTCTGTAGTTGGAATTAGAGTCATTCTGGAAAGCAGTCCGTAATATTTAGTGAAATTATGTGGGTAAATGCTTTATTatccagtttttttctcttctgggtgTTTATCTTAGAGAGATTCTTATACCTACATAGGGCTGTTGgacaaatattaataatgaaatcaTTTATGGAAATAAGAAATCATAAGCAGTTTAGCTGTCCGTCATTTGGTGAATAGGAAGTAAAGTAAGTTTATTCGTACTGTTGAATAATAGCAGTGCTTTGAAGTAATGAGCTCTCTttgtataaaattatatgaattgtattcagaggaaaataaaatagaatggcatttttgtaaattaaagcACCTAGATTCATAAAATAACAGTTCCTATTTCATAAAGAAATTGACatatttaaagggaaataaatacatttagaatGAAAGAATTGCAGTCAAGAATTAatttagagatgaaaataaatacactctAATGTACAATAAACTGAAGCATTGTTTTTATCTCAATGCTACAAAACGGTTACAACAGAAAAAGTAGGGGAAAAATGACTGATAAATGTTGTCTGGTGTTCTATATCTTTTCTTGCCTGCATGATATAAAGAAGCAATTAATTAAGGCCTGTCATGAAGAAGAGGGTCTCTCAAATGTTCAGCtaataatttctcttaaaaattacaaagaagaatGAACTTATGTATCTGACAAGGTATGTCAGCGATGCCTGCAATCTAGTCAGTCAGTCGGTCACGCAGTGTTTAGTAAGTAAATGCTTTATGGCAGACACCCACTAGGGATATTCCAGTGAGTAAGACAGACATGGGCCTTGACTTCATGATTTCTTTATGTCCTAATGGGAAATATAGATTGATGCAAGcatttgattaaaatattatgGTCTGACAACCGCTACGAAACAGCATGCCAGGCTGCTTTGGAATAATACAACAGAGAGTCCTGGTCCAGTTCAGAAGGTTAGGGAAGGCTTCTCTCAGAAGATGCTGCTGAAGCTTTCCCTGAAAAGTGAGCAAGCTTCAGTGTCGAAAAGATGGTGATAGGTGGAGGGGCTTAtactcaacttttaaaaataagctgtcATTACTGCATTTTAAACTGTTTTAGacaatagaaaaagagagaaagttgtAGAAAGAACAActctaaaacaaaccaaaaggaaaacaactaGTAAATTAAACCTGGAAAGatgaaaggcaaaagaaaaaccGTATTATTACAAGCTGGAGTTTAAACTACAAATTCAAGGAAATGTTGACAATATTAAGTTAATCCGCTAGTATAACAGATTAAATGAAAAGAGATACAATTATCTCAAAGTGTGCATAAACTTTTTATAAATTCAGCAAtcacttacaatttaaaaaaagattaaaaattaataaaagaaacatatcttaattttaaatgatattattttagaAGCAAACTCATaaattcagggggaaaaatgccTTCCCTTCAGCATTGTACTGGTGGTTTTAGCTAAAAGCAATACAACCTACTAAAATAAcactaaatattataaaataaaatgtaacaaaataaaaagatatgctgcattgataaattattttatttataaattgatCTGTAAATTCTGATTTCAATTGCTattctaaaattgtttttgtaGAATTTGACAACTTATCCTAAAATCATCTGGAAGAGTTAATTGACAAGAACTGGGATATACTTAAAGTAGAGCATTTGAGATTGCAGATTCACTATGACAAATAACAACTATGTTTAAGATAGTGTAGTGTAAATGACCAATGAAAGTATTGACAGAGGCCAGAAACAGACCCAAGCATATAATGGGGGATTCTTGATATATGGCAAAGGTGACGTTTCAATCAGTAGGGAAAAGCTTTTCAGTAGATGGTATTTGGATGGCTGTTTATgtccatataaaaataaattagattccTATCAGATACCAATACAAAATTTAACTTCCAGTTGGATTAAATAACTAAATGTGATAAAAGAAAAcgtttaaaattataaaaaagagaagacagaatatTTTGGGCAATCAGTTGTAAAGGTGTATTACATAAGGGACAAAATCACAAACctaaaggaaaagataattaaatgtaactattttaaattttgtgtatttataaacAGCACAAAGTTTTATATTCTATAAGagcaaagatatttttaattcatataataaatatagtgaaaaggcaagctatagaatggaagaaaatatttacaaatcatacatTTGATAAACACTTAATAtcgaaaaataaatgaataaacaaacaaaaagcagaatcaggcctataaatacagagaacaaaccaatgtTTGCCAGAGGGAAGGATATAGGAGGTTGGGCAAAGTGGGcaaaggggagtgagagatacaggccttcagttatggaatgaataagtcacaaggatgaaaggtacagcataaggaatatagtcagtgatattgtgATAGTaccatatggtgacagatggcaactatacttgtggtgagcatagcatatatatgtataaacttgttgaatcactacattgtacacctgacactaatgtaacattgtgtgtcaactatattcaaataaattataatacaaagagttaatatccagaatctataaaaaacttctacaatttaacaacaaaaaccaaacagtttaatgggcaaaggacttgaatagacatttatccaagaaaaataCACAGATAGCCcacaagcatatgaaaaaatgcccaacatcactcattatcagggaaatgcaaatcaaaaccacacgtGTTAGGGTGGCCActatcaaaacaaaaactaagaatcCAGAAAATAATGGGtgctggcagggatgtggagatgTGGAA from Ursus arctos isolate Adak ecotype North America unplaced genomic scaffold, UrsArc2.0 scaffold_31, whole genome shotgun sequence includes the following:
- the LOC113249293 gene encoding transcription factor BTF3-like, with the translated sequence MKETIMNQEKLAKLQAQVRIGGRGTARRKKKVIHRTATADDKKLQFSLKKLGVNNISGIEEVNMFTNQGTVIHFNNPKVQASLATNTFTISGHAETKQLTEMLPSILNQLGADSLTSLQRLAEALPKQPVDGKAPLATREDDNDEVPDLVENFDEASKNEAN